One window of Butyricicoccus intestinisimiae genomic DNA carries:
- a CDS encoding DUF1836 domain-containing protein — protein sequence MSKDFRKLIQESVKQKQLHPEDIPSLDLYMDQVIALMSEHLGEDGEKEPLTRTMIHNYSKAGVISPIKGKKYSREQILQMLAVYSLKNLLSISQIKRILNGVEQSGAGEKGLENCFHTQLERRANINAQLMDSIDAIVHDNDMKLGTPAAAMSVLLTIADLNNTLTSLASAITQECFPELPDTKKKR from the coding sequence ATGAGTAAGGATTTTAGAAAACTGATTCAGGAAAGCGTAAAGCAGAAGCAGCTGCATCCGGAAGACATTCCGTCCCTGGATTTGTATATGGATCAGGTGATTGCGCTGATGAGCGAACATTTGGGCGAAGATGGAGAAAAAGAACCGCTGACGCGTACCATGATTCACAATTACAGCAAGGCGGGCGTGATTTCTCCCATTAAAGGCAAAAAATATTCGCGGGAACAGATCTTACAGATGCTGGCGGTGTATTCGCTTAAGAATCTGCTGAGCATTTCGCAGATTAAGCGTATTTTGAACGGCGTAGAGCAGAGCGGCGCGGGAGAAAAGGGCTTGGAAAATTGCTTTCACACCCAGCTGGAGCGGAGAGCCAACATCAATGCACAGCTGATGGATTCCATTGATGCCATTGTGCATGACAATGATATGAAACTCGGCACACCGGCGGCCGCGATGTCTGTGCTGCTGACCATTGCGGATTTGAACAATACGTTGACCTCGCTTGCTTCCGCCATCACACAGGAATGCTTTCCTGAGCTTCCGGATACCAAGAAAAAACGATGA
- a CDS encoding DEAD/DEAH box helicase, whose translation MEFRDLGIDEELLHALSDAGYTVPTPIQEQAIPAAVAGKDVLGLAQTGTGKTCAFAIPILQKLKNEERLPGFPPIRSLILTPTRELAIQIYDSLVSYAKYTDIRCALVYGGVSQYNQTEALSAGVDVLVATPGRLNDLCGQGYIDLEDIELFVLDEADRMLDMGFVDDVERIIRRMGEHDDMQTLLFSATMPKSVQSLVKRLLKDDFTRVEVNPVSTTVEKIDQSVYFVDRENKKKLLLYTLRDPELHRALVFVRTKSGCDRVAHDLNRAHVGAGAIHGDKSQIDRQNALNRFKEGKIRVLVATDIAARGLDISDLSHVINYDVPTEPENYVHRIGRTGRAGHGGIAITFCQADEVPYLRRIEKTIDREVPVREDNPYPMQEKPHEGRGTGRSRSRRGNRGRRSLNNQKKAADTSAEQNTVEKSTEEKENTSRRPRRRRRRPSGENRPNPANNNG comes from the coding sequence ATGGAATTCCGCGATTTGGGCATTGATGAAGAGCTTCTGCACGCGCTCAGCGATGCCGGTTATACCGTACCGACCCCGATACAGGAGCAGGCGATTCCGGCGGCTGTTGCGGGCAAGGATGTACTCGGACTGGCGCAGACCGGTACAGGCAAGACCTGTGCGTTTGCGATTCCGATTTTACAAAAGTTAAAAAATGAAGAACGGCTGCCGGGATTCCCGCCGATCCGTTCGCTGATTCTCACGCCGACCCGTGAGCTGGCGATTCAGATCTATGACAGCCTTGTTTCTTATGCGAAATATACAGATATTCGCTGTGCGCTGGTATATGGCGGCGTTTCACAGTACAACCAGACCGAAGCACTGAGCGCCGGTGTCGATGTCCTCGTGGCAACGCCGGGCAGACTCAACGATTTGTGCGGTCAGGGATACATTGATCTGGAGGACATTGAACTGTTTGTGCTCGATGAGGCGGATCGCATGTTGGACATGGGATTTGTCGATGATGTGGAACGCATTATCCGCCGTATGGGTGAGCACGATGACATGCAGACGCTGCTGTTTTCCGCAACCATGCCGAAATCCGTGCAGTCGCTGGTCAAGCGCCTGCTCAAAGATGACTTCACGCGCGTAGAAGTCAATCCGGTCTCCACAACCGTGGAAAAAATTGATCAGTCGGTGTATTTTGTAGATCGGGAAAATAAGAAAAAGCTGCTGCTGTACACGCTGCGTGATCCGGAGCTGCACCGCGCGTTGGTATTTGTGCGCACCAAGTCGGGCTGCGATAGAGTGGCGCATGATTTGAACCGCGCGCATGTCGGCGCAGGCGCCATTCACGGCGATAAATCGCAGATTGACAGGCAAAATGCACTCAACCGCTTCAAGGAAGGCAAGATTCGCGTGCTCGTTGCAACGGATATTGCGGCGCGCGGACTGGATATTAGCGATCTGTCGCATGTCATCAACTATGACGTGCCGACGGAACCGGAAAATTATGTGCACCGTATCGGCAGAACCGGCAGAGCGGGTCATGGCGGCATTGCCATCACGTTCTGTCAGGCGGATGAGGTTCCGTATCTGCGTCGGATTGAAAAGACCATTGACCGAGAGGTTCCGGTGCGTGAGGACAACCCGTATCCGATGCAGGAAAAGCCGCACGAGGGCCGCGGGACAGGAAGATCCCGTTCGCGCCGCGGCAATCGCGGCAGACGCAGCCTGAACAATCAGAAAAAGGCCGCAGATACCAGTGCAGAGCAAAATACCGTGGAAAAATCGACGGAAGAAAAGGAAAATACTTCGCGCCGTCCGCGCCGCAGACGCAGACGCCCGAGCGGAGAGAATCGCCCGAATCCGGCGAATAACAATGGATGA
- a CDS encoding response regulator transcription factor — protein sequence MFTILIADDEERIRRLVSDFLRRDGYTVLQAADGGQAMELIDQKLGSIDLIILDVMMPVYDGWSVLRHIRSKNTEVPVMMLTARTEENDEVFGFDLGADDYITKPFSPIVLSARVRAIEKRCHQRSEGVYQAGELSVNEIRREVCVAGQTVDLTPKEYELLIYFKNNQNIAVSRENILNAVWGYDYFGDLRTVDTHVKKLRAKLGDCGKMIETVRGFGYRFEGEQQ from the coding sequence ATGTTCACAATTTTGATAGCAGATGATGAAGAACGAATCCGCCGTTTGGTTTCTGATTTTTTGCGCCGCGATGGGTATACCGTCCTGCAGGCGGCGGACGGCGGACAGGCTATGGAACTGATTGACCAGAAGCTGGGTTCCATTGACCTGATTATTTTGGACGTGATGATGCCGGTGTACGATGGCTGGAGTGTTCTGCGCCATATCCGCAGCAAAAACACGGAGGTACCGGTTATGATGCTGACGGCACGCACGGAGGAAAATGACGAGGTGTTCGGCTTTGACCTCGGCGCAGATGATTATATCACCAAGCCGTTTTCTCCGATTGTGCTGTCTGCGCGGGTGCGCGCCATTGAAAAGCGCTGCCATCAGCGCAGCGAGGGCGTGTATCAGGCGGGCGAGCTGTCTGTCAATGAAATTCGCCGTGAGGTGTGTGTCGCCGGACAGACGGTCGATTTGACGCCGAAGGAATATGAATTGCTCATTTACTTCAAAAACAATCAAAACATTGCGGTTTCCCGTGAAAATATCCTGAATGCTGTGTGGGGATATGATTATTTTGGCGATTTGCGCACGGTAGATACCCATGTCAAAAAGCTGCGCGCCAAGCTGGGCGACTGCGGCAAGATGATCGAGACCGTGCGCGGCTTTGGCTACCGGTTTGAGGGAGAACAGCAGTGA
- the mgtE gene encoding magnesium transporter, whose amino-acid sequence MQNKNYPKEILSIIRSNSAPAELREKLLNYHENDLADALTALTPEERQKLYPILGIEYVAEIFSYFDDAEPYLKELPSKEAAKVISNMDSDDAVDALDDLEEEDKRKIVSHLDEDSAEDVRMLLSYDEDEIGSSMTTNYICIRKGMTIRQAMKELVRQAGENDNISILYVVDESGRFYGAIDLKDLIIARSEDSLEKLIVRSYPYVTDHEKISACIDQIVDYAERSLPVLNSDKELIGIITASDVVELVDNELGDDYAKLGGLTGEEDLNEGVWDSVRKRFPWLIALLFLGMLVSSVVGMFESVVAVLPIVICFQSLVLDMAGNVGTQSLAVTIRVLMDENLTGTKKLRLLFKEMRVGLINGALLAVLTLVSLGIYIHFFKGYDWGQAFLLSGCVGISLIVAMIISSLVGTVIPIFFHKIHIDPAVASGPLITTVNDLVAVVTYYGLAMIFLIDVFHLA is encoded by the coding sequence ATGCAGAACAAAAACTATCCAAAGGAAATTTTGTCCATCATCCGCAGCAACTCCGCACCGGCAGAGCTGAGGGAAAAGCTGTTAAACTATCACGAAAATGATCTGGCAGATGCACTGACCGCCCTGACGCCGGAAGAGCGTCAAAAGCTGTATCCCATACTGGGCATAGAGTATGTCGCAGAGATTTTTTCCTATTTTGACGATGCGGAACCGTATTTGAAGGAGTTGCCCAGCAAAGAAGCTGCAAAGGTCATCTCCAACATGGATTCCGACGATGCCGTAGACGCCTTGGACGATTTGGAGGAAGAAGACAAACGCAAAATCGTCAGCCATCTGGATGAAGATTCCGCCGAGGATGTCAGAATGCTGCTCTCGTACGATGAAGATGAAATCGGCAGCAGCATGACGACCAATTACATCTGTATTCGAAAGGGCATGACGATTCGGCAGGCCATGAAGGAACTCGTCAGGCAGGCAGGAGAAAACGACAATATTTCCATCTTATATGTTGTAGATGAGAGCGGCCGGTTTTACGGCGCCATCGACTTGAAGGATTTGATTATCGCTCGTTCTGAAGATTCACTGGAAAAACTCATCGTTCGTTCCTATCCGTATGTGACCGATCATGAGAAAATTTCAGCTTGTATTGACCAGATCGTGGATTACGCCGAACGTTCTCTCCCTGTGCTGAACAGCGACAAAGAACTGATTGGTATTATCACTGCATCGGATGTTGTAGAATTGGTTGACAACGAACTCGGCGATGACTACGCAAAATTGGGCGGCTTGACCGGAGAAGAAGATCTCAACGAAGGCGTTTGGGACAGCGTTCGAAAGCGGTTTCCCTGGCTCATTGCGCTGCTGTTTCTCGGCATGCTGGTGTCATCCGTTGTCGGCATGTTTGAGTCGGTTGTCGCTGTGCTGCCAATTGTCATTTGCTTCCAGTCGTTGGTTCTGGACATGGCAGGCAATGTCGGCACCCAGTCTCTGGCGGTCACCATTCGCGTGCTGATGGACGAAAATCTGACCGGCACCAAAAAGCTCCGTCTGCTGTTCAAGGAAATGCGTGTAGGTCTCATCAACGGCGCCCTGCTGGCTGTACTGACGCTGGTATCACTCGGCATCTATATCCACTTCTTTAAAGGATACGATTGGGGACAGGCCTTTCTGCTGTCCGGCTGTGTCGGCATTTCGCTCATTGTAGCGATGATTATTTCCAGCCTTGTGGGCACGGTAATTCCCATATTTTTCCATAAAATTCACATTGATCCGGCTGTGGCTTCCGGCCCGCTCATCACAACTGTCAACGATCTCGTTGCCGTGGTGACGTACTATGGACTCGCCATGATTTTCTTGATTGATGTCTTTCATCTGGCTTAG
- a CDS encoding SEL1-like repeat protein, whose protein sequence is MKHINPGEQFRIPMDAVEDDVEKSGNKRLKTIWEKIQQEQDVDAMEYMSLAYIYGNSGLPASLEKGIGFLHLAAQGGCTTAQHYMADCYAYGIGVPQNIGLACRYYRLSTQDSDDELRETARRQLERLQTY, encoded by the coding sequence ATGAAGCATATAAATCCGGGCGAACAATTCCGCATACCGATGGATGCGGTAGAGGATGATGTCGAAAAATCAGGAAACAAACGTCTGAAAACGATCTGGGAGAAAATACAGCAGGAACAGGACGTCGATGCGATGGAATACATGAGCTTGGCGTACATCTATGGAAACAGCGGCCTTCCGGCGAGTTTGGAAAAGGGGATTGGATTTCTGCATTTGGCAGCACAGGGCGGCTGCACGACGGCACAGCACTACATGGCGGACTGCTACGCCTATGGGATTGGCGTGCCGCAAAACATTGGTCTGGCATGCAGATATTATCGCCTGTCGACACAGGACAGCGATGACGAGCTGAGAGAAACAGCACGCCGACAGCTGGAAAGACTACAGACATATTAA
- the clpB gene encoding ATP-dependent chaperone ClpB: MNAQKFTQKSLEAIQDANALYNEYGNAEMGQEHLLLALLHQDGGLIAQLMTKMGIDPNNLERQTRQAVEKLPRVSGGRDASRMYVTSDLQKTLNEAEHAAEQMKDDFVSVEHLFLALIDTASGSVRDLFRTFGIQKNNFLQALSSVRGNQRVTTDSPEDTYDALKKYGTDLVEQARQKKMDPVIGRDDEIRNVIRILSRKTKNNPVLIGEPGVGKTAIAEGLAQRIVRGDVPGTLKDKTIFSLDMGSLVAGAKYRGEFEERLKAVLNEVKKSEGHIILFIDELHTIVGAGKTDGAMDAGNLLKPMLARGELHCIGATTLNEYRQYIEKDPALERRFQTVMVGEPTVEDTIAILRGLKERYEVYHGVKIQDSALIAAATLSNRYITDRFLPDKAIDLVDEACAMIRTEIDSMPTELDVIQRKIIQHEIEEAALKKEDDKLSKEHLAEIQKELAEMREQFNSMKARWDNEKNAIGKVQKLRADIEQLNADIERAEERYDLNKAAELKYGRLPELKKQLEEEEAKAEQAEGKHTLLRDKVTDEEIARIIERWTGIPVARLMEGEREKLLHLEDTLHKRVIGQDEAVKRVSEAILRSRAGIQDPNRPIGSFLFLGPTGVGKTELAKTLAATLFDDEKNLVRIDMSEYMEKYSVSRLIGAPPGYVGYEEGGQLTEAVRRKPYSVVLFDEVEKAHPDVFNVLLQVLDDGRITDSQGRTVDFKNTIIILTSNLGSSVLLDGIGADGEIREDAKQQVHELLRRSFRPEFLNRLDEIVFYKPLTKENITGIIDLLIQALSKRLEDKQLSVELTDAAKQYVIDNGYDPVYGARPLKRFLQRNVETLLGRTIIAGDLSEGTKLVVDYQNGELTVTPVSVVSE; encoded by the coding sequence ATGAATGCACAAAAATTTACGCAAAAATCTCTGGAAGCAATCCAAGATGCAAATGCGCTGTACAATGAGTATGGCAATGCAGAGATGGGACAGGAGCATTTGCTGCTCGCCCTGCTGCATCAGGACGGCGGATTGATTGCCCAGCTTATGACAAAAATGGGCATTGACCCGAATAATCTCGAAAGACAGACGCGTCAGGCAGTGGAAAAGCTGCCGCGTGTATCCGGCGGACGCGATGCCAGCCGCATGTACGTCACCTCGGATTTGCAAAAAACCTTGAATGAGGCAGAACATGCCGCAGAGCAGATGAAGGACGATTTTGTTTCGGTGGAGCATTTGTTCCTTGCGCTGATCGACACGGCTTCCGGTTCTGTTCGTGATCTGTTCCGCACGTTTGGCATCCAGAAAAATAATTTCTTGCAGGCTTTGTCCTCTGTGCGCGGCAATCAGCGCGTGACAACGGATTCTCCGGAGGACACCTATGATGCGCTGAAGAAATACGGCACGGATTTGGTCGAGCAGGCTCGCCAGAAAAAGATGGATCCGGTCATCGGCCGAGATGATGAGATTCGTAATGTCATTCGGATTTTGTCTCGTAAAACCAAGAACAATCCGGTTCTGATCGGTGAACCGGGCGTCGGCAAGACCGCCATTGCAGAGGGTCTGGCACAGCGTATTGTGCGCGGTGACGTGCCGGGTACGCTGAAAGACAAGACCATTTTCTCGCTGGATATGGGCTCGTTGGTCGCCGGTGCGAAGTACCGCGGCGAATTTGAGGAACGTCTGAAGGCGGTTCTGAATGAAGTCAAAAAGAGCGAAGGCCATATCATTCTGTTCATTGATGAGCTGCATACCATTGTCGGCGCAGGCAAAACAGACGGCGCCATGGACGCCGGCAACCTGTTAAAGCCGATGCTGGCACGCGGCGAGCTGCACTGTATCGGTGCAACGACACTGAACGAGTATCGCCAGTATATCGAAAAGGATCCGGCACTGGAACGTCGTTTCCAGACCGTCATGGTCGGTGAGCCGACAGTGGAAGATACCATTGCGATTCTGCGTGGTCTGAAGGAACGCTATGAAGTCTATCACGGCGTAAAGATTCAAGATTCTGCGCTGATTGCAGCCGCTACACTGTCCAATCGGTACATTACCGACAGATTCCTGCCGGATAAGGCGATTGATCTGGTCGATGAAGCGTGTGCAATGATTCGCACGGAAATTGACTCCATGCCGACCGAGTTGGATGTTATTCAGCGCAAAATCATTCAGCACGAAATCGAAGAAGCAGCCCTCAAGAAAGAGGATGACAAGCTGTCCAAGGAGCATCTGGCAGAAATTCAGAAGGAATTGGCAGAGATGCGCGAGCAGTTCAATTCGATGAAGGCGCGCTGGGACAACGAAAAGAATGCCATTGGCAAGGTACAGAAGCTGCGTGCAGATATTGAGCAGTTAAATGCAGATATCGAACGCGCAGAAGAACGATATGACCTCAACAAGGCTGCGGAACTCAAATACGGCCGGCTGCCGGAACTGAAAAAGCAGCTGGAAGAGGAAGAAGCAAAGGCCGAGCAGGCAGAGGGCAAGCACACCCTGCTGCGTGATAAGGTCACCGATGAAGAAATTGCCCGCATTATCGAGCGTTGGACCGGCATTCCGGTTGCCCGTCTGATGGAGGGTGAGCGCGAGAAGCTGCTGCATTTGGAAGACACCCTGCACAAGCGTGTCATTGGTCAGGATGAAGCGGTGAAGCGTGTATCCGAAGCGATTCTGCGTTCCCGCGCAGGCATTCAGGACCCGAATCGTCCGATTGGTTCGTTCCTGTTCCTCGGCCCAACCGGTGTCGGCAAGACCGAGCTGGCAAAGACGCTGGCAGCTACGCTGTTTGACGATGAAAAGAATCTGGTTCGCATTGATATGTCTGAGTATATGGAAAAATACTCCGTCTCTCGTCTGATTGGCGCACCTCCGGGATATGTCGGATACGAAGAAGGCGGCCAGCTGACCGAAGCGGTTCGCAGAAAGCCGTACTCGGTTGTTCTGTTCGATGAAGTCGAAAAGGCACATCCGGATGTATTCAACGTCCTGCTGCAGGTACTGGATGACGGTCGTATCACCGACTCGCAGGGTCGTACCGTGGACTTCAAGAACACCATTATCATTCTGACTTCTAATCTGGGTTCGTCTGTTCTGCTCGATGGCATCGGCGCAGATGGTGAAATCCGTGAGGATGCAAAACAGCAGGTACATGAACTGCTGCGCCGCTCGTTCCGTCCGGAATTCCTCAACCGTCTGGATGAGATTGTATTCTACAAGCCGCTGACCAAGGAGAATATTACGGGTATCATTGACCTGCTGATTCAGGCTCTGAGCAAGCGTCTGGAAGACAAGCAGCTGTCGGTAGAACTGACCGATGCCGCAAAGCAGTATGTCATTGATAACGGCTACGATCCGGTTTACGGCGCTCGTCCGCTCAAGAGATTCTTGCAGCGCAATGTGGAGACACTGCTTGGCAGAACGATTATTGCGGGTGATCTGTCTGAGGGCACAAAGCTGGTTGTTGATTACCAGAATGGCGAATTGACAGTCACACCGGTATCCGTTGTGTCGGAGTAA
- a CDS encoding sensor histidine kinase, with the protein MKTHAFRPQQEENGKRYRGIHTLKFRFFSCVALTAAIYIVVIILLNLLFFQRYYLVEKKQNLTKVYQHINACYTGDVTVLEDELKHLEKNNNIRISILNQYDQTLYDTIYQHDRNGRNFVMEDPLRQTIYVYNSEELEKKGYTFSSLQDSDGQVAYIALLGKLQNEDTVLLRIPTTALKEERSVNLAFLIISGFAALFACLVAGFFIGGKFTRPITEMTQLARAITRLDFSKKYTGTYHDELGELGDSLNKMSKDLESSIHELQQMNEQLQREIEEKQRIDDMRKEFIINISHDLKTPIALIQGYAEGLRVGISDSEEAKNEYCDIIIDEAKRMNHLVRQLLDLSKIELGNTVPNKTEFDAYELAEAVVEKTQVMWQEKQLHVDVSGVGNEMLYADYDMLERAVMNYMTNAIDHTPTGGHIRIQTAEDAKHIVLTVENEGSQLAQEEMDKIWDKFYKLDKSRTRVSGGGSGIGLSIVRAIMHAHNGGCGVRNVEQGVAFYLTLPKHT; encoded by the coding sequence GTGAAAACACATGCGTTCCGTCCGCAGCAGGAGGAAAACGGAAAGCGATACCGCGGTATACACACGTTAAAATTTCGATTTTTCAGCTGTGTGGCATTGACGGCGGCGATTTATATTGTTGTGATTATTCTGCTCAACCTGCTGTTTTTTCAGCGGTATTATCTGGTGGAGAAAAAGCAAAATTTGACCAAGGTTTATCAGCACATCAATGCCTGCTATACCGGAGATGTGACGGTGCTGGAGGATGAGCTGAAGCATTTGGAGAAAAACAATAATATCCGAATCAGTATCCTGAATCAGTATGATCAGACGCTTTATGACACCATTTATCAGCATGACCGCAACGGACGCAATTTTGTGATGGAAGACCCGCTCAGACAGACGATTTATGTCTATAACAGCGAGGAATTGGAAAAGAAAGGCTACACCTTTTCCAGTTTACAGGACTCGGACGGGCAGGTGGCGTATATCGCGCTGCTGGGCAAGCTGCAAAATGAGGATACGGTGCTGCTGCGCATACCGACAACCGCGCTCAAAGAAGAACGGTCGGTCAATTTGGCATTTCTGATTATCTCCGGATTTGCGGCGCTGTTTGCGTGTCTGGTTGCGGGATTTTTTATCGGCGGAAAATTTACGCGGCCGATTACCGAAATGACGCAGCTCGCACGTGCCATTACACGTCTGGATTTTTCTAAAAAATACACCGGCACATACCATGATGAGTTGGGCGAGCTGGGAGACAGCCTGAATAAGATGTCCAAGGATCTGGAATCGTCAATTCATGAGCTGCAGCAGATGAATGAACAGCTGCAGCGGGAAATTGAGGAAAAACAGCGCATTGATGACATGAGAAAAGAGTTTATCATCAATATTTCGCATGATCTCAAGACACCGATCGCCTTGATTCAGGGATATGCCGAGGGCCTGCGCGTCGGCATCAGCGATTCAGAAGAAGCAAAAAATGAGTACTGTGATATTATCATTGATGAAGCCAAGCGCATGAACCATCTTGTGCGGCAGCTGCTGGATTTGTCCAAAATTGAATTGGGCAATACCGTGCCGAATAAAACCGAGTTTGATGCCTATGAGCTGGCGGAAGCAGTGGTGGAAAAAACACAGGTCATGTGGCAGGAAAAGCAGCTGCATGTAGACGTTTCCGGCGTTGGCAATGAAATGCTGTATGCGGATTATGATATGCTGGAACGCGCTGTGATGAATTACATGACAAATGCCATCGACCATACGCCGACAGGCGGACATATCCGGATTCAGACCGCCGAAGATGCCAAGCATATTGTGCTGACGGTGGAAAATGAAGGCAGTCAGCTGGCACAGGAAGAGATGGATAAAATTTGGGATAAGTTCTATAAGCTGGATAAATCGCGCACGCGCGTCAGCGGCGGCGGCTCCGGCATTGGGCTTTCCATTGTTCGTGCGATTATGCACGCGCACAACGGCGGATGCGGTGTGCGCAATGTGGAACAGGGCGTTGCGTTTTATCTGACACTGCCAAAGCATACATAA